The region ATATCAGCTTTGCCCCGAAGAGACATTATCATAATTTGTTTCCAAGAGAATAAGGATAGCATTCAGCACCAGTTGTGTTGCCCCTGTGAGAAAGTCTAAGTCAAGTGTGTCTGGAGTGTCGCTGGGCTTGTGATAGTTGGGGTTGCGGAAGTTGGCAGTGTCGGAAACCATGACTGCACCAATGTTCCGTACCCAAAAGGAAGCGTGATCGCTGCGCAGCACATCGGGAATAAGCAAGCCTTTGAAGGGGACGGGAACAGTGACCATCGCTGGCAGCGTGGCATCATGGGCAAGTTGAAAAGCACGTAGCAAGTCGGGATGTTCAGCATCACCTACAATCCCTAAAAAATCGCCGCGATCGCTGGGTGGCGTAATTGGTAAGCCTTGGGGAAAGGACTGGCAAGCAGGAGTGCTACAGGTGTAGCCCAACATTTCCAGGTTAATCACTCCTATCAGATTGGTGAGGTTCGTTGGTTGTGCTGTGTAAGCCAGACTACCTAACAACCCAGTTTCTTCCTGATCAAACAGGGCGATCGCTAAATTCTGTGTCGTTGGGTGCGTTGCCAGCAAGCGAGTAATTTCCAGAATGGCAACCAGTGCACTAGCATTGTCATCCGCACCAGGCGAATTTTTCACTGTGTCGTAGTGGGCAACCAGCAGAAGCGTTTTTGTAGAGGAATTTTGGGGTTGTCGTTGGGCGATCAGGTTGATGCCGTTTGCGAAGGGCTGAGTTTCAACCTTCCAGCCATACCCTGTCAACGTTTGAGCCAGGTAAGCACGGGCGCGATCGCGCCCTCGACTAGAAAACCGCTCAAAATTCAAAATTTGCAAATGATGAACCAACCGTTCACGGTCTACTTGCGGAATGGTAGTTGGGAGCGAAAGTGTGATGGAAGGAGTTGGGGATTGTGTGATCGCTGGTGAGGGAGTGGATGTTTCAGGAAACGGGGGATTACCGCTGTTCAGGATTGTACAGCTTGTTATGACGAGGATTAGTATCAACGCGATCGCGTACCGTCTAACGCTTATGCCATTCACACTTCTCCATGCTCCACCATAAACACATTGGCATACAGGCTAGCGGTAATTTGTCGTCCTTGCTGGGTTAACTCTAAATACTTGAGTGCATCTTTGATATACGGGTAGACCGTTTTCCAGTAAAACTGGGGATAGTTTTTCCGTAGATCCCCTGGGTTTCTATAACCCAACACTTTATTAGCTCCATTTTCCTCAAATTCGTAAAACAGTGCCGTAATCTTCTTCAAGTAACGGGGATCGCTGAGTTGCCCAATCAAGTCTGAGGCTCTAACTAAACCAGGATAATTGGTTGTATCTTGATGGTCTTCCTGAGAAGGAACGGGAAAGCGAGTCAGTTCGATGTTGTGTTTAATAGTTTCTGCATCCAAAAGTTTGTGTCCACCAAAGCGTTCATCAATAAACAATTTGCCGCGATCAACGTGATAAGCAGTCAAAGCAGCATCAGTTGCGCCAGGCGGTAAGGAAACCATTGTATTGCCAATTCCAGTTGCGCAGAGATTGCCGCGATCTTGCCGACAAACACCACGCACATAGCCAATATCGTGACAAGCAAGGGAAATAATGAAATGCAACCAATCCTCCGGCGAAACACCCCCTTCTCGAATGTGCCGACCTCGTAATACCTCTTGCCCAACCAGGGTCACCAAAATGGTGTGTTCAACGTCATGATACAGAGCATCACTATTGGCAATATTCTCCAGCGCCATGCTGCCAGCCCAGGCAACAATATCAGCATAATCTTCTTTGAGATTACCGTAAGTCTTGCGATACCCTTTCTTCAATTGCTGAACGAAGGCATTGATCAGGATTTCAGTGGCGTTAAACATAACTGGGACGAGAGCAATCTCATTTCTCTTCCTACTATGCCGTGTTATCCCAGCTATTAGCAGGTGGACTGTTAGAAAGTCGGTAGATGCGCTTACCCAGCAAATGTTTAGCTTGCACTCATAAAAAATGATTTACTAACGACATCCAGCAACAGACGCGACATAGGTGTTGCCGATCGCTTCTACCCCACCAACCGATAAATTAACTTGATAGGGAGTGCTACCAATGCGAGTTGTCCCTTGAATTCGGTAGGGCTGCCCTTGTTTTAACACAACCTTTTCATCAAATACTTTATCGACCGAGTCGTTGGAGTATTTCAGGTTCATCAGAATCGTATAGGTACCGCTATTTTTGGGAGTAATCGTAGCAACGTAGGAACGATAACCCTGCCTGCCCACTGAAAAATCGGTGTTCCAGTTATCTCGTACCACAGGTCCCGCCCCCGGAGGGGATACGGTCTTCTGAACCCGTGCCCCAGAACCGCCAACCACGGGCAATGCAGCACAAGTTTGAGCGTTAGCGGGAGAAGTGATAAGCGCGATTGCACTAACCAACATAACGCTTCCAATCTGCTTTAGCATGGCACCCTCCAACTTTCAACAGGAGCAATTGACGGCTTCAATTTTAAAGCGGACAAATTCTGCCATCCCCTATCAAAGGTCAGAAACCAAACTGGCTACCAAAATTGGGCATGAAGGCGAGGATGCAACAACCGCTCAACAGGTTTTCCTCCTAGCAAATGCTGCTGCAGAATCATAGGCACATCGTCAGGCTTAACTCGGCAATACCAGGTTTCATCTGGCAATACTCGCACTGTTGAACCCATGTTGCACTGGCCCTGACAGCCCACAGCAAGCACTTCCAAGTCGGGCATTGAGATCGCCTCAAATGCCTCTAAAACATCCTTTGAGCCATTGGCAAGGCAGTTAACATACTGACAAACTAGCACCTGTCGTTGGACTTCCACGAGATAACTGACCCTCTCCTGACTCCTGACTTCTACCAATCCACCATAGCTACTTACCAAAGCCTCTGCCACCACTGCTGGCAAGGGTTCCGAGGCAATGCTCAATCTGCGATCGCAGCGTATCGTGATCTAAGCCTTGTCCAATTAGCACCAGTTGGTTTTTGGGTGCGCCTTTCCACTCGCTGTCATCCAATGAAAATCGTTTGCCACTAAGGTGAAAAATGTGGCGTTTTGGGCTTTCCTTAAACCAGAGAATCCCTTTTGCTCGGAAGACATTTTCGGGAAGTTGATTGTCCAAAAAATACTGGAATTTTTTGATCTCAAAGGGGCGATCGCTCTCGAACGACACCGACGTAAACCCATCTTCCTCTAGGTGGTTAGAGTGGTGATGGTGGTAATGATGATCATGATCATGCTCGTGAACACAATGCCCGTGGTCATGATCGCAAGCTGAGTGATCGTGATGAGCATGGTTGTGATGATCATGACCATGTTGCTCGTGGTCGTGATCATGGTCATGATGTTTTGACTTCTGGCTTCCAGTTCCTGATGCCTCCGGCTCAAAATACTTATCCGACTCAAATAAGCCCACACTGAGAATCACAGGAAGCGGCACCGCTGCCTTCGTTGTCCGCAGAATCCGCGCCCCTTCTTTCATTTCTCGAATTCGAACTTCCAGTTCATCCAATTTCTCAGGACTAACCAGATCAGCTTTATTCAATAAAATAATGTCACCGTAGGTGATTTGGCTGTATGCCGCCTGACTGTTAAACAGATCCAGGCTGAAGTTTTCCGAATCAACCACTGTGATAATTGAGTCGAGCCGGGTCATGTCGCGGAGTTCTGTACCCAAAAAAGTCAGCGCTACGGGTAACGGATCAGCCAGTCCTGTTGTTTCTACCACGAGGTAATCAATGTCATCTTGCCGCTCTAGAATTTTGTAAACGGCTTCTAACAAATCATTATTGATGGTGCAGCAGATACAGCCATTGCTCAACTCCACCATGTCTTCATCGGTGGCAACAATCAGTTCGTTATCAATCCCAATCTCACCAAATTCATTGACTAGAACAGCAGTTTTGACCCCCTGCTGATTTGTCAGGATGTGGTTAAGCAGTGTGGTTTTGCCGCTGCCCAAAAAGCCAGTGATAATTGTGACGGGTAGACCCACCTTTGGGGCATTCATTGTGGAAGAGGATTCTGAAGTGGCTGCTGATTGCATGGCGTTGAGGTTCAAAACGTCAGAAAATATCAGGAATGAAGCGGTAGTTAGCGAAGCGAGGCTATGCTAACTCCTATGCATTAATGGCTGTTGCCAGTCAATAGTAACAGCCTACATGTTCTTTCATTATTGCCCATCTACGCCTGGATGAGTTCATACTATGTCCCTGATGATTTACAACACGCTGACCCGCAAGAAGGAGCCGTTCACCACGATTGAACCGGGCAAGGTGCGGATGTATGTGTGTGGCGTGACAGTGTATGACTATTGCCACTTGGGACATGCTCGCTCGTACATTGTGTGGGACATGGTGCGACGCTATCTGCAATGGCGCGGGTATGACGTGTGCTATGTGCAAAACTTTACGGATATTGATGACAAAATTATTCGGCGATCGCAGGAAGAAAATCTGCCCTGGCAAGACATCACCCATAAATACATTGATGCTTACCTGGAAGATATGAAGCGGCTGAACATCCTTCCAGCAGTTGCCTATCCCAAAGCCACTGAAGTCATCCCGCAAATTATTGACTTCATCAAACGCCTAATTGATCAGGGCTACGCCTACGCAGCGGATGGGGATGTTTATTACGCAGTCGAAAAGTTTCCCCCCTACGGCAAACTCTCTGGACGCAAGCTTGATCAGATGGAAGCGGGAGCTAGCGGCAGGGTGGATGAGGAAGCAGAAACCAAGAAACGTCATCCTTTAGACTTTGCTTTGTGGAAAGCAGCGAAGCCAGGGGAACCGGAGTGGGAGTCGCCCTGGGGTATGGGTCGCCCTGGCTGGCATATTGAGTGTTCAGCAATGGTGAAAGAACTGTTGGGCGATCGCATCGATATTCACACAGGCGGTGAGGATCTGGTGTTTCCGCACCACGAAAACGAAATTGCTCAGTCAGAAGCGGCGCTGGCAAAGCCTCTGTCTACCTTCTGGCTGCACAACGGTTTCGTAAAAATTCGCGGCGATAAGATGTCTAAATCGCTGAAAAACTTCACCACGATTCGATCGCTGCTCGAAACCACCGACCCTATGGTCGTGCGATTGTTCGTGCTGCAAGCCCACTACCGCAGCCCCATCGACTTCACCGATGAGGCGATCGCCGCTGCCGAAAACGGCTGGAAAACAATTTCCGAGGCATTGGAATCTTTCAAAAAATTCTCTCGTTTACCAGATTGGTCAACTTACTATCCAGGAAATCTCGATTCAGTGTATGTCGAGCGTTTTAACGAAGCAATGGATGATGATTTCAACACACCAGTTGCCTTATCTGTCATTTTTGAATTAGCAAAAGAACTTCGTCGTGAACAAAATCTATTGACTCATCAAGGCAAACCAGGCAAATCTACTAAGCAAATAGCTGAGTATTGCCAAACCTTGGCACAACTACTAAACATTTTGGGATTGAAGGCGGAGGATCCAGCGCCTATCGTGGCTGAACGTGGTTTAGGTATAAGTAGAGGAGATGTTGTCATAATCTCCAAGACAGAAATGACTGACGCGGAAGTTGATGCTTTAGTTCAACAGCGAAATGAAGCGCGAAAAGCGAAAAATTGGGCGGAGAGCGATCGCATTCGTAATGAGTTGCAAGAAAAAGGCATCACCTTGATTGACGATAAAGGCGGCGTCACCCGCTGGCATCGTAACTAAGCTGCGGCTCCTTCTTTACAGCCTTCGCCTTTGCTTCCTGATAAACTCAGGTTTCTTGCAAGCTCAATCCCAACGTCGCTTCTACCTCCACACAACTCATTTGATAGAGTCTTTGATCAAGTCTCGCTGCATTCAAGGTTTTACGAATTTAACGAAATGTGTGACCTTGTGTAAATTTAACAGCCTGTAGCTCGAAAACAAAATTTTTACTTTTCTCCATAGTAAAAAGCGATTTCCTTATCTTTGAGTGGGGCAAAGTCAGCATTGATTAACATTTGGTTCAGTTCATCCTGAGGGATATGTTTTGCGCCAATACGAACAATTCGCGATCGCATCGTGTTACTAACTCCACTGCGTTGCCGACCTGCTTCTAACGCCATAACGCTGTTGTAAAGTTCTAACTTGGCAGTCGGAATAGGAGTACCATCAAAATCGATGCCTTTAGCGATCGCCACATCAACTGCATCTGCGCCAAGCATTGTTTGAGAATCTGCTTCAGTGGTCATAACGTTCACGGGTCAGGTACACGGGAATTCTATCAAGAGATGGGATCTCCCTGAAAAACCGTTAATCAACCTAGCAAAATCGGGTTAAACTTTGGTCTATTGCCAATGGCATTAGTACCTTAGTACTTCAGAATGGGCGCAAACTATACTCAAAAGGAACTTTGAACTATGCCGCGTTTCCTGCATGTTGCAGATGTGCATCTCGGTTTTGATCGCTATGACAGTAAAGAGCGGACGCTTGATTTTTTCAAAGCCTTTCAGGATGTGCTGCGGAAATATGCGATCGCTGAACAGGTCGATTTCGTCATTATTGCAGGCGACTTGTTTGAGCATCGCGCCCTCCAACCCAACATTTTGAACCATGCCAAACTGTGTTTGCAGGAAGTCCAAGAAGCAGGAATCCCAGTCATCGCCATTGAGGGCAACCACGACAATCGCCCCTACGGCATTAAAACAAGCTGGCTGCGGTATCTGGCAGAGTGGTACAACCTGATTCTGCTGGAACCCGACGCATCCCCCAGTGGAGACCTTGTATTTGAACCCTGGAATTGGCAGGAGAAACGGGGCGGCTATATTGATCTAGATTGTGGTGTGCGAGTACTGGGTTCTCAGTGGTATGGAGCCTCCGCCCCTACCGCGATCGCCCAACTTGCTAACAGCATTCAGCAACTCCCCACCCACCCTGGACAAACCATCATGCTGTTCCATCATGGGCTAGAAGGACAAATTGCCCGCTATCAGGGCGCTTTACGCTACAACGATCTATTGCCATTAAAAGACGCTGGCATCGATTACCTTGCTCTTGGACACATTCACAAAAACTATGAAGAACAGGGGTGGATGTTTAATCCCGGTTCAATTGAGGCAAACAGCGTAGAAGAAAGCACCTTTAAGCGAGGGGCTTATCTGGTTGAAATGGATCGCAACGGGATTCGTGCCGAACTTAAGCAAGACTATTACCAGCGTCCCATTGTGCGATTACAGCTAACCACTCGCGGTGATGAAAGCGTTGAAGAGGTGGAAGAAAATGCGATCGCTCAAATTCAACACGCCATCCAATCCCAAAAACTGAAACCAGAAACCCAGCCAATCGTTGAACTGAAAATCATGGGGCAAGTAGGCTTCGATCGTCTGGAGTTGGATACCCGCAAACTCCAGCAAGACCTTAAACAACTCAGCAACGCCCTGATTTTCTTACTCAAGTACGATGTAGACTCCACCGAATACGCCACCCCCCTGACCGATGACGCAGACCGCTTCCAAATTGAGCAAGAAGTGTTTACCGATCTCGTAGCTGCCCACAACACCTATAAGAAAAACGCTCCTGCTCTGGCTAAAGGCTTGATGGCTCTAAAAGATATGCAGTTTGAGGGGCGATCTGAAGCTGACTTGTATGAATTCATCCAAACCTTATTGAACCAACCCACCAAGCCTTCATCTGCAACTGAGCTGTAAGTACATTTTAGAGCGCTTTCCTTCACACCGGATGAAAGTAGAAGGCGGCACCTAGGATGGCGTAGGTTGCCAGCAGTAACATGCCTTCTAGCCAA is a window of Leptolyngbyaceae cyanobacterium JSC-12 DNA encoding:
- a CDS encoding putative aminopeptidase (IMG reference gene:2510094776~PFAM: Peptidase family M28), which produces MNGISVRRYAIALILILVITSCTILNSGNPPFPETSTPSPAITQSPTPSITLSLPTTIPQVDRERLVHHLQILNFERFSSRGRDRARAYLAQTLTGYGWKVETQPFANGINLIAQRQPQNSSTKTLLLVAHYDTVKNSPGADDNASALVAILEITRLLATHPTTQNLAIALFDQEETGLLGSLAYTAQPTNLTNLIGVINLEMLGYTCSTPACQSFPQGLPITPPSDRGDFLGIVGDAEHPDLLRAFQLAHDATLPAMVTVPVPFKGLLIPDVLRSDHASFWVRNIGAVMVSDTANFRNPNYHKPSDTPDTLDLDFLTGATQLVLNAILILLETNYDNVSSGQS
- a CDS encoding hypothetical protein (IMG reference gene:2510094777) — encoded protein: MFNATEILINAFVQQLKKGYRKTYGNLKEDYADIVAWAGSMALENIANSDALYHDVEHTILVTLVGQEVLRGRHIREGGVSPEDWLHFIISLACHDIGYVRGVCRQDRGNLCATGIGNTMVSLPPGATDAALTAYHVDRGKLFIDERFGGHKLLDAETIKHNIELTRFPVPSQEDHQDTTNYPGLVRASDLIGQLSDPRYLKKITALFYEFEENGANKVLGYRNPGDLRKNYPQFYWKTVYPYIKDALKYLELTQQGRQITASLYANVFMVEHGEV
- a CDS encoding hypothetical protein (IMG reference gene:2510094778), with translation MLKQIGSVMLVSAIALITSPANAQTCAALPVVGGSGARVQKTVSPPGAGPVVRDNWNTDFSVGRQGYRSYVATITPKNSGTYTILMNLKYSNDSVDKVFDEKVVLKQGQPYRIQGTTRIGSTPYQVNLSVGGVEAIGNTYVASVAGCR
- a CDS encoding ferredoxin (IMG reference gene:2510094779) → MVAEALVSSYGGLVEVRSQERVSYLVEVQRQVLVCQYVNCLANGSKDVLEAFEAISMPDLEVLAVGCQGQCNMGSTVRVLPDETWYCRVKPDDVPMILQQHLLGGKPVERLLHPRLHAQFW
- a CDS encoding putative GTPase, G3E family (IMG reference gene:2510094780~PFAM: Cobalamin synthesis protein cobW C-terminal domain; CobW/HypB/UreG, nucleotide-binding domain): MQSAATSESSSTMNAPKVGLPVTIITGFLGSGKTTLLNHILTNQQGVKTAVLVNEFGEIGIDNELIVATDEDMVELSNGCICCTINNDLLEAVYKILERQDDIDYLVVETTGLADPLPVALTFLGTELRDMTRLDSIITVVDSENFSLDLFNSQAAYSQITYGDIILLNKADLVSPEKLDELEVRIREMKEGARILRTTKAAVPLPVILSVGLFESDKYFEPEASGTGSQKSKHHDHDHDHEQHGHDHHNHAHHDHSACDHDHGHCVHEHDHDHHYHHHHSNHLEEDGFTSVSFESDRPFEIKKFQYFLDNQLPENVFRAKGILWFKESPKRHIFHLSGKRFSLDDSEWKGAPKNQLVLIGQGLDHDTLRSQIEHCLGTLASSGGRGFGK
- a CDS encoding cysteinyl-tRNA synthetase (IMG reference gene:2510094781~PFAM: tRNA synthetases class I (C) catalytic domain; DALR domain~TIGRFAM: cysteinyl-tRNA synthetase), whose amino-acid sequence is MSLMIYNTLTRKKEPFTTIEPGKVRMYVCGVTVYDYCHLGHARSYIVWDMVRRYLQWRGYDVCYVQNFTDIDDKIIRRSQEENLPWQDITHKYIDAYLEDMKRLNILPAVAYPKATEVIPQIIDFIKRLIDQGYAYAADGDVYYAVEKFPPYGKLSGRKLDQMEAGASGRVDEEAETKKRHPLDFALWKAAKPGEPEWESPWGMGRPGWHIECSAMVKELLGDRIDIHTGGEDLVFPHHENEIAQSEAALAKPLSTFWLHNGFVKIRGDKMSKSLKNFTTIRSLLETTDPMVVRLFVLQAHYRSPIDFTDEAIAAAENGWKTISEALESFKKFSRLPDWSTYYPGNLDSVYVERFNEAMDDDFNTPVALSVIFELAKELRREQNLLTHQGKPGKSTKQIAEYCQTLAQLLNILGLKAEDPAPIVAERGLGISRGDVVIISKTEMTDAEVDALVQQRNEARKAKNWAESDRIRNELQEKGITLIDDKGGVTRWHRN
- a CDS encoding hypothetical protein (IMG reference gene:2510094782) — its product is MTTEADSQTMLGADAVDVAIAKGIDFDGTPIPTAKLELYNSVMALEAGRQRSGVSNTMRSRIVRIGAKHIPQDELNQMLINADFAPLKDKEIAFYYGEK
- a CDS encoding DNA repair exonuclease (IMG reference gene:2510094783) gives rise to the protein MPRFLHVADVHLGFDRYDSKERTLDFFKAFQDVLRKYAIAEQVDFVIIAGDLFEHRALQPNILNHAKLCLQEVQEAGIPVIAIEGNHDNRPYGIKTSWLRYLAEWYNLILLEPDASPSGDLVFEPWNWQEKRGGYIDLDCGVRVLGSQWYGASAPTAIAQLANSIQQLPTHPGQTIMLFHHGLEGQIARYQGALRYNDLLPLKDAGIDYLALGHIHKNYEEQGWMFNPGSIEANSVEESTFKRGAYLVEMDRNGIRAELKQDYYQRPIVRLQLTTRGDESVEEVEENAIAQIQHAIQSQKLKPETQPIVELKIMGQVGFDRLELDTRKLQQDLKQLSNALIFLLKYDVDSTEYATPLTDDADRFQIEQEVFTDLVAAHNTYKKNAPALAKGLMALKDMQFEGRSEADLYEFIQTLLNQPTKPSSATEL